One genomic region from Amycolatopsis sp. FBCC-B4732 encodes:
- a CDS encoding ABC transporter substrate-binding protein has product MRTHHRTRFLASALAALTVVGVLAGCSRADSSAAPAADQGAAGEVRVGFFPNVTHAPALIGAKKDFFKNELGSTKLTTQTFNAGPEEVNALLGGSLDVAFLGSGPAINAFTKSKGAIQLISGAVSGGAQLVVKPDITDVEQLKGKNIATPQLANTQDVALKKFLAGKKLTDQVKITNTDNPKTLDAFKKGEVDGGWLPEPWASRLVLDAGAKVLVDEKTLWPGGRFPTTVVIVRSEFLQQHPDTVRALLKGELAAIDWAKANPAEAKTVVNGALKELAGSTLSAAVLDRAFSGIELTTDPVAAEFPQLAQDSVTAGVVKTAVALKGFADFGPLNEVLKAKNLPAVEAPELTK; this is encoded by the coding sequence GTGCGCACCCACCACAGAACCCGCTTCCTGGCCTCGGCGCTGGCCGCCCTGACCGTCGTGGGCGTGCTCGCCGGCTGTTCACGCGCGGACAGCAGCGCCGCGCCGGCCGCCGACCAGGGCGCCGCCGGCGAGGTGCGCGTCGGGTTCTTCCCGAACGTCACCCACGCTCCCGCGCTCATCGGCGCGAAGAAGGACTTCTTCAAGAACGAGCTCGGCTCGACCAAGCTCACCACCCAGACGTTCAACGCCGGCCCCGAAGAGGTCAACGCCCTGCTCGGCGGCTCCCTCGACGTCGCCTTCCTCGGCTCCGGCCCGGCGATCAACGCCTTCACCAAGTCCAAGGGTGCCATCCAGCTGATCTCGGGTGCCGTCTCCGGTGGCGCGCAGCTGGTCGTCAAGCCCGACATCACCGACGTCGAGCAGCTCAAGGGCAAGAACATCGCGACGCCGCAGCTGGCCAACACCCAGGACGTCGCGCTCAAGAAGTTCCTGGCCGGCAAGAAGCTGACCGACCAGGTCAAGATCACCAACACCGACAACCCGAAGACGCTGGACGCCTTCAAGAAGGGCGAGGTCGACGGCGGCTGGCTGCCCGAGCCGTGGGCGTCCCGGCTGGTCCTCGACGCCGGCGCGAAGGTGCTCGTCGACGAGAAGACCCTGTGGCCGGGCGGGCGCTTCCCGACCACCGTCGTGATCGTGCGCAGCGAGTTCCTGCAGCAGCACCCGGACACCGTCCGCGCGCTGCTGAAGGGCGAGCTCGCCGCGATCGACTGGGCCAAGGCCAACCCGGCGGAGGCGAAGACCGTGGTCAACGGCGCTCTCAAGGAGCTGGCCGGCAGTACCCTGAGCGCCGCGGTCCTGGACCGCGCGTTCTCCGGCATCGAGCTGACCACCGACCCCGTCGCCGCCGAATTCCCGCAGCTCGCGCAGGACTCGGTGACGGCAGGCGTGGTGAAGACGGCGGTGGCGCTCAAGGGCTTCGCCGACTTCGGCCCGCTGAACGAGGTGCTGAAGGCCAAGAACCTGCCCGCCGTCGAAGCTCCCGAACTGACCAAGTGA
- a CDS encoding S-adenosylmethionine:tRNA ribosyltransferase-isomerase — MNIRFELPAELSASAPPEARGLARDEVRLLVAGPSGVHHTVFSALGSFLSAGDLLVVNTSGTLPAAVDAVRAGRPVVVHFASPLDDGGWVVELRAPGGPLLDGRPGEVLDLPGGASLTLRSPVTERLWRASVAVEGPVPGFLAAAGRPIRYGYVPGAWPLSDYQTVFAREPGSAEMPSASRPFTTELVTRLVTDGVLFAPLLLHTGVSSPEADEPPQPERFRVPPTTAALVSWVRSRGSRVIAVGTTAARALESAFASGEAHAAAGWTDLVLGPDHPARLVDGIVTGLHAPEASHLLLLESVVGRDRVQHAYDAAVERRYLWHEFGDVSLLLRR; from the coding sequence ATGAACATCCGGTTCGAACTGCCCGCGGAGCTCTCGGCGTCGGCCCCGCCGGAGGCCCGCGGCCTGGCGCGCGACGAGGTCCGCCTGCTGGTGGCCGGGCCCTCGGGCGTCCACCACACGGTGTTTTCGGCGCTGGGCTCGTTCCTGTCCGCCGGTGACCTGCTGGTGGTGAACACGTCGGGGACGCTGCCGGCGGCGGTGGACGCCGTGCGGGCCGGGCGCCCGGTGGTCGTCCACTTCGCCTCGCCGCTCGACGACGGCGGCTGGGTGGTGGAGCTGCGCGCCCCCGGCGGCCCGCTGCTCGACGGCCGTCCCGGCGAGGTCCTGGACCTGCCCGGCGGCGCGTCGCTGACACTGCGATCCCCGGTGACCGAGCGGCTGTGGCGCGCTTCGGTGGCGGTCGAGGGCCCGGTCCCGGGCTTCCTCGCCGCGGCCGGGCGTCCGATCCGCTACGGGTACGTCCCGGGCGCGTGGCCGTTGTCGGACTACCAGACGGTGTTCGCCCGCGAGCCGGGCAGCGCGGAGATGCCCTCGGCGTCCCGCCCGTTCACGACGGAGCTGGTGACCCGCCTGGTGACGGACGGCGTGCTGTTCGCGCCGCTGCTGCTGCACACGGGGGTGTCGTCCCCGGAAGCGGACGAGCCACCCCAGCCGGAGCGCTTCCGCGTCCCGCCGACGACGGCGGCGCTGGTCTCGTGGGTCCGGTCGCGAGGCAGCCGGGTGATCGCGGTGGGCACGACGGCGGCCCGCGCCCTGGAGTCGGCGTTCGCTTCCGGCGAGGCGCACGCGGCGGCGGGCTGGACGGACCTGGTCCTGGGCCCGGACCACCCGGCCCGCCTGGTGGACGGCATCGTGACGGGCCTGCACGCCCCGGAGGCGTCCCACTTGCTGCTGCTGGAGTCGGTGGTCGGCCGAGACCGCGTCCAGCACGCATACGACGCGGCGGTGGAGCGCCGGTACCTGTGGCACGAGTTCGGTGACGTGTCGCTGCTGCTGCGCCGCTGA